The Candidatus Polarisedimenticolaceae bacterium genome contains a region encoding:
- a CDS encoding ATP-binding protein yields the protein MAERFTASLAIASDPAQFRDARGWLSALAKRAGLDEGAAHDVLVAFTEACANACRHAYGGRRDGRIEIDVRHEGGALEIRVRDFGRRFDPDGVPEPEFDDPREGGYGVFLMRNLMDDVRFGVDGPGTEVAMIKRAAVPAAVARTGGGS from the coding sequence GTGGCTGAGCGCTTCACCGCCTCCCTCGCGATCGCGAGCGATCCGGCGCAGTTCCGCGACGCGCGGGGATGGCTGTCCGCCCTCGCGAAACGCGCCGGCCTCGACGAAGGCGCCGCGCACGACGTGCTCGTCGCGTTCACGGAGGCGTGCGCGAACGCCTGCCGGCACGCCTACGGCGGCCGGCGCGACGGCCGGATCGAGATCGACGTACGGCACGAAGGGGGTGCCCTGGAGATTCGCGTGCGCGACTTCGGCCGCCGGTTCGATCCCGACGGCGTGCCGGAGCCCGAGTTCGACGACCCGCGCGAGGGCGGCTACGGCGTGTTCCTCATGCGCAATCTGATGGACGACGTGCGGTTCGGCGTCGACGGTCCGGGGACGGAGGTCGCCATGATCAAGCGCGCCGCCGTGCCCGCCGCCGTCGCGCGAACGGGGGGAGGTTCCTAG